In a genomic window of Acropora muricata isolate sample 2 chromosome 2, ASM3666990v1, whole genome shotgun sequence:
- the LOC136909270 gene encoding interferon alpha-inducible protein 27-like protein 2A: protein MALYKLSYTCVIFLLLVSPIQGKEKKENDGWCLGDYVVIILAATAAVAAPHVVLPALGFTGSGVAAGSFAAAAQSTLFGGAVTSGSLFAGLQSAGAAGIGWAGNTAIASAAAGAAKYINDKFSPCKGGPKCPSDDE, encoded by the exons ATGGCTCTGTACAAGTTGTCTTACACTTGCGTTATTTTCTTGCTTCTGGTTTCACCAATTCAAG gtaaagaaaagaaagaaaatgatgGATGGTGTTTGGGTGACTATGTAGTTATCATTTTAGCTGCCACAGCGGCCGTAGCAGCGCCTCATGTTGTTTTACCTGCGCTTGGATTTACCGGAAGTGGAGTGGCCGCAGGCTCCTTCGCTGCAGCTGCACAGTCCACACTCTTTGGAGGAGCAGTTACTTCGGGTAGCTTATTTGCTGGGCTTCAAAGTGCAGGAGCGGCTGGGATTGGTTGGGCGGGAAATACAGCCATTGCATCAGCAGCTGCTGGAGCAGCAAAATACATCAACGACAAATTTTCACCTTGCAAGGGAGGACCGAAGTGTCCATCTGATGACGAGTAA